GTTCGCGCAGCAGGATATAACAGTAATTTTTTGCTGAATGTTGGTCCTATGCCTAACGGAAAAATCCAGCCTGAATTCGTTGACACTCTGAAAAAAATTGGTAACTGGATGAACCAGTTTGGTGAAACCATCTACGGAACCCGGCAGGGACCGGTTACACCAAAAACATGGGGTGTTACAACAGAGAAAGAAGGCCGTATTTTCGTTCACCTTCTGAATTCTGAAGGTAATACATTGCTCATTCCTTCAATTGGAAAAATTCAATCGGTTAAACTGTTTCACAACCAGCAAAAGGTAAGTTTTATTGAGACCAAACTGGGAACAATTATTCAAATACCCGAAGGCCTTCCTTCGATGCCTGATGTAGTTTTTGAGATCACTTTAAAATCCTGATATATTCACTTTAAACTTTTATTCTATGTCAATAACCAGATTTTTTATTGCCTGCAGCCTGTTTGCAACCGGCGCTGTAATGCAGGCACAGGTACCTGTACAACCCGGCCATCCCCAATATATCCTAAATGAACCGTATGACATAAGCGGCGATTTTTATGATTTTACCAATACCTATTATGTTGCCGACAGTCTTACCGATTTTGATCCCCAAAAGGGTTCGGGAACAGTTGTATATGAGCGCTATGAAAACTCTACCCGGTTGGCTTTCAACAATATGATGGGAGTGCTGAAAAAAGTAAATGCAAATGAATTCCCGACTAACGAATATGCAGCATCACCGGCTTTGCCCTTTTCAATTGAATTTGTTTCTCCCAAGACAATCCGTATTAAAGCGTCCACCGGTTTTGAGGCAAAAAAGCAGGAGCCTTCATTGATGCTTGTAAATGGCCAGGCGAATGTAGATACAAAAAGCTGGAAATATACGCGTACCAAAGACGGATACCTGTATTCGGGCGAATACGGAACTGTTCTGATCCGCAGTAACCCCTGGACGATAGAATTCCGTGATAAAAACGGTTACTTTCTTACAAGAACCGTTCATATAAGTGATCTTTCGGCGTCAGCATATATTCCTGAGCTGCCGTTTTCATTTGTCCGCAGGGCGGGCGATTACTCAAGGAGTGTAAATGCGGCATTTTTACTTTCTCCTGATGAAAAGATCTTCGGATGCGGAGAATCATTCACACGGCTTGATAAGAGGGGACAGAAAGTGGTGCTCTGGACCGACGATGCCAATGGGGTGGAAAACGAGGCCATGTACAAACCTATTCCCTTTTTCATGAGCAGCAGGGGATATGGTATGTTCATGCATACGTCATCACCCATTACGTGTGATTTTGGCAAATATTTCGGCAATGTGAACTCGCTCATGATTGGTGACGACCAGCTTGACCTTTTTGTATTCCTGGGCGATCCTAAAGATATACTTGATGAATATACAAACCTGACCGGTAAACCGTCAATGCCGCCTTTATGGTCATTCGGGCTGTGGATGAGCCGCATAACCTATTTTTCAGAGGCTGACGGCCGGCGGGTGGCAGCCATGCTGAGGCAAAACAGGATACCTTCGGATGTTATCCACTTTGATACGGGATGGTTTGAAACCGACTGGCAATGCGACTACAAATTTGCTCCTTCAAGGTTTACCGATGCCGGAAAGATGTTATCTGATCTGAAGAACCAGGGATTTCATGTATCACTATGGCAGATCCCGTATTTTGTTCCGAAAAACAGCCTTTTCAGTGAAATAATTGATAAAGGTCTGTATGTGAAAAACGACAAGGGAAATCCGCCTTATGAGGATGCTATTCTCGACTTTTCAAACCCGGCCACCGTTTCATGGTACCAAGAGAAAATTGGAGGATTGTTGAAGATGGGAGTTGGTGCGATTAAGGTGGATTTTGGTGAAGCCGCACCGCAGAAAGGTATTTATGCCTCAGGAAAAACCGGCTTCTACGAGCATAATCTTTATCCTCTCCGTTATAATAAAACAGTGGCAGAAATTACAAAGGAAATCAACGGTGAAAATATTATTTGGGCCCGCAGCGCATGGGCAGGGAGCCAGCGTTACCCGCTTCACTGGGGTGGCGACGCAGAGGTTACAAATAATGCCATGGAATCTGAATTACGCGGTGGGCTTTCATTCGGTCTGAGCGGATTTGCTTTTTGGAGCCATGATATCGGCGGATTCCAGGAAAGAACTCCGGATGATCTTTACCGCAGGTGGCTGCCATTTGGTATGCTGACTTCACACAGTCGTTGCCATGGAACTCCTCCGAAAGAACCCTGGGAATACGGTCAGAATTTCAATGATTATTTCCGTGTTGTGGATGAAATGAAGTACAAACTGATGCCATATATCTATGCCCAGGCAAAGAACTGCACAGAGAAAGGACTTCCGATGGTTCGTGCGCTCTTTGTTGAGTATCCCGATGACCCGGGTGCATGGCAGATAGAAAACGAATACCTGTTTGGTTCCGACATACTTGTGGCCCCGCTTTTCGAAAGCACCACTTCAAGGGATGTGTACCTGCCGGGTGGCAACTGGATAGATTTTCAGACGGGTAAATCTTATTCAGCCGGATGGCATACTATAACTGCAGGTGAAATACAGGCCGTTATCCTCGTCAGGGACGGTGCTGTGATTCCGACAATACAACTGGCACAATCCACAATGGATATGGATTGGACTAAAATTGACCTGAATGTATATTCGGGAGGAAAGGTTAAGCCTTCGGGATTGATTTGTCTACCTTCAGACAATGTGCTTCATCAGTTGAATTTTGATCAGTCGGGCAAACTGATTTCAAATCCATTACAGGGTAAATCAGCATTAAGGGTAGTGAAAAGGTAGAGACGCAATTTATCGCGTCTTTGTTAATATTTACGATACAGTGAGAATGCCGCAATAAAGCATTGCGGCATTTTTATTTATTGAGAAGGGCATTTAGTACCTGCACCGAATCACCAGCAATGATCAACCTGTCAATCTGACTTGGCTTTACAAAATCACGGCTCGCAAGTGTCTTCAGGAAGCTGATCAGGATATCGTAAAAACCGTTTATATTGGAAATGGCAATTGGCTTCTGATGATAGCCAAGCTGTTGCCAGGTATATATTTCGAAGAATTCTTCCATAGTGCCTATACCGCCGGGCAGCACCATGAATGCATCGGAATGACTTGTCATGAGTGCCTTTCGCTCATGCATTCCTTTAACCACATGCAGTTGGGTCAGACCTTTATGAGCCACTTCAATTTCAACCAGTCTTTCAGGAATTACACCAATCACCCTTCCTCCGAGACGGAGCATTTCATCTGCAAGAACGCCCATTAAACCGACATTGCCGCCTCCGTATACAAGGGTAATATCATGGGCGCAAAATGCTGCTGCCAGATCCAGGGAGTCTTTGATAAGAACCGGATCATGGCCGGTTGAAGAACCGCAAAATACAGCTATGCTTTTTATTGAAGTCATTTGTCAAAGATAAAATAAAAAACCCGGCAGTTTATCTGCCGGGTTCTTTTGTCACCATGACCAAATTCGGTCCGTGATCAAATTCGGTCCCTGAGCTTGTCGAAGGGTTAGTTTTTCTCCACTACTTCACCTTTAATTATAAGAGTGGCATTTCCGTCAGCGCTGTTTGAACTTACAACAGTGCTTTTAGTGAAAGGACCAACAGATGCGGCATTATAAGTAAGAGTAATCTTACCGGCTTTGCCGGGAGCAACCGGTTCTTTTGTATAATCGGCCACGGTGCATCCGCATGTAGGCCTTACCGAGTTAAGTACCAGCGGAACCATACTGGGATTTGTAAATTCAAAAACAACAGATACCGGTTTGCCCTTTTCA
Above is a genomic segment from Bacteroidales bacterium containing:
- a CDS encoding DUF1573 domain-containing protein yields the protein MKANRVFSILFALIVMTAVSLKAQDAAPAATSSISWKNTTIDLGKIEKGKPVSVVFEFTNPSMVPLVLNSVRPTCGCTVADYTKEPVAPGKAGKITLTYNAASVGPFTKSTVVSSNSADGNATLIIKGEVVEKN
- a CDS encoding TIM-barrel domain-containing protein, with translation MSITRFFIACSLFATGAVMQAQVPVQPGHPQYILNEPYDISGDFYDFTNTYYVADSLTDFDPQKGSGTVVYERYENSTRLAFNNMMGVLKKVNANEFPTNEYAASPALPFSIEFVSPKTIRIKASTGFEAKKQEPSLMLVNGQANVDTKSWKYTRTKDGYLYSGEYGTVLIRSNPWTIEFRDKNGYFLTRTVHISDLSASAYIPELPFSFVRRAGDYSRSVNAAFLLSPDEKIFGCGESFTRLDKRGQKVVLWTDDANGVENEAMYKPIPFFMSSRGYGMFMHTSSPITCDFGKYFGNVNSLMIGDDQLDLFVFLGDPKDILDEYTNLTGKPSMPPLWSFGLWMSRITYFSEADGRRVAAMLRQNRIPSDVIHFDTGWFETDWQCDYKFAPSRFTDAGKMLSDLKNQGFHVSLWQIPYFVPKNSLFSEIIDKGLYVKNDKGNPPYEDAILDFSNPATVSWYQEKIGGLLKMGVGAIKVDFGEAAPQKGIYASGKTGFYEHNLYPLRYNKTVAEITKEINGENIIWARSAWAGSQRYPLHWGGDAEVTNNAMESELRGGLSFGLSGFAFWSHDIGGFQERTPDDLYRRWLPFGMLTSHSRCHGTPPKEPWEYGQNFNDYFRVVDEMKYKLMPYIYAQAKNCTEKGLPMVRALFVEYPDDPGAWQIENEYLFGSDILVAPLFESTTSRDVYLPGGNWIDFQTGKSYSAGWHTITAGEIQAVILVRDGAVIPTIQLAQSTMDMDWTKIDLNVYSGGKVKPSGLICLPSDNVLHQLNFDQSGKLISNPLQGKSALRVVKR
- a CDS encoding TIGR00730 family Rossman fold protein, translated to MTSIKSIAVFCGSSTGHDPVLIKDSLDLAAAFCAHDITLVYGGGNVGLMGVLADEMLRLGGRVIGVIPERLVEIEVAHKGLTQLHVVKGMHERKALMTSHSDAFMVLPGGIGTMEEFFEIYTWQQLGYHQKPIAISNINGFYDILISFLKTLASRDFVKPSQIDRLIIAGDSVQVLNALLNK